From a region of the Methanobrevibacter sp. TMH8 genome:
- a CDS encoding phenylacetate--CoA ligase produces MVWNQKTECMDLKEKEKLQLKRLQETVKKAYENVPFYKNKFDEVGIKPEDIKTLEDIEKLPFTTKTDLRDAYPFGMFAVPEEEIIEIHTTSGTTGKPTVSGYTKKDLEIWAEVSARAITMALGTRGDRIQNCYGYGLFTGGLGIHYGGHKVGATVVPISAGNTKRQIEVMKDFQSTILTCTPSYALYLAEVLEKEGLTPEEISLKSGIFGAEMWTEEMRDELEKRLGIIALNIYGLTEIIGPGVAQECSEKVGLHISDDHFYPEIIDSKTKKQLPIGENGELVLTTLTREGMPVIRFRTKDITSLNKETCKCGRTLVRMSRITGRSDDMLKIRGIIVFPSQIEKALLKIEGLTPNYQIVITRPGALDELEIKVETTKDLFSDEMRKMEAIEENIAKVVQKEIGLRVNVTLVEPESLPRSEGKAVRVIDERDFN; encoded by the coding sequence ATGGTATGGAATCAAAAAACAGAATGCATGGATTTAAAAGAAAAAGAGAAACTGCAGCTAAAAAGGCTACAAGAGACAGTTAAAAAAGCTTATGAAAATGTCCCATTTTATAAAAATAAATTTGATGAAGTAGGAATTAAACCAGAAGATATTAAAACTTTGGAAGATATAGAAAAATTACCATTTACAACTAAAACAGACCTTCGTGATGCTTATCCTTTTGGAATGTTTGCAGTTCCTGAAGAAGAAATAATTGAAATACATACTACATCTGGAACAACTGGAAAACCAACAGTTTCAGGATATACAAAAAAAGATCTTGAAATATGGGCAGAAGTTAGTGCAAGGGCAATTACAATGGCTCTTGGAACTAGAGGAGATAGAATTCAGAACTGTTATGGATATGGATTATTCACAGGAGGACTTGGAATTCACTATGGAGGCCACAAAGTAGGAGCAACTGTAGTCCCAATCTCTGCTGGAAATACAAAACGTCAGATTGAAGTTATGAAAGATTTTCAAAGTACAATCTTAACTTGTACTCCATCTTATGCTCTCTATTTAGCTGAAGTTCTCGAAAAAGAAGGTTTAACCCCTGAAGAAATTAGTTTAAAATCAGGAATTTTTGGAGCTGAAATGTGGACTGAAGAAATGAGAGATGAACTTGAAAAACGTCTTGGAATTATAGCTCTCAATATTTATGGGTTAACTGAAATTATTGGCCCAGGAGTAGCTCAAGAATGTTCTGAGAAAGTGGGACTTCATATTTCTGATGATCATTTTTATCCCGAAATAATTGATTCAAAAACAAAAAAACAGCTCCCTATAGGAGAAAATGGAGAATTAGTTTTAACAACTTTGACAAGAGAAGGAATGCCAGTAATAAGATTCCGTACCAAAGATATAACATCACTTAACAAAGAAACATGTAAATGTGGAAGAACATTAGTACGAATGAGTAGAATCACTGGTAGAAGTGATGATATGCTTAAAATAAGAGGCATTATAGTATTCCCATCACAAATTGAAAAAGCTTTACTTAAAATAGAAGGCTTAACCCCAAATTATCAAATTGTAATTACAAGACCTGGGGCCCTTGATGAACTTGAAATTAAAGTAGAAACCACCAAAGATCTATTTTCAGATGAAATGAGAAAAATGGAAGCTATTGAAGAAAATATAGCTAAGGTAGTCCAAAAAGAAATTGGTTTGCGTGTGAATGTAACTCTTGTAGAACCAGAATCTCTTCCAAGAAGCGAAGGAAAAGCAGTTAGAGTAATTGATGAACGGGATTTTAATTAA
- a CDS encoding indolepyruvate oxidoreductase subunit beta produces MFNKENSYNIYICGVGGQGIIKTSVIIGEAAMHEGHEVVMSEIHGMSQRGGVVSTELKIGDYKSSIIEEANADIILSFEPIEAIRALNKANKNTNIAFNTSPIVPSTLTQLNQSYPNVKNIINVLNDNYNSVYPIDGEKLALDAGNLLSLNMVLLGGAIAMDTFPLSKKSIIKSMKNNLNSKFHEMNLNAIENGYNLVKNS; encoded by the coding sequence ATGTTTAATAAAGAAAATTCTTATAATATTTATATTTGTGGTGTTGGAGGCCAGGGAATCATTAAAACTTCTGTTATCATAGGTGAAGCAGCTATGCATGAAGGGCATGAAGTTGTAATGAGTGAAATTCATGGGATGTCTCAAAGAGGGGGAGTTGTATCTACAGAGTTAAAGATTGGTGATTATAAAAGTTCAATTATAGAAGAAGCTAATGCAGATATAATTCTTAGTTTTGAACCTATTGAAGCAATTAGAGCTTTAAATAAAGCAAATAAGAATACTAACATAGCTTTTAACACCTCTCCAATAGTTCCTTCAACATTAACTCAATTAAATCAGAGCTATCCTAATGTTAAAAATATTATAAATGTTTTAAATGATAATTATAATTCTGTTTATCCAATTGATGGGGAAAAATTAGCTCTTGATGCTGGAAATCTTTTATCTTTAAATATGGTTCTTCTTGGTGGAGCTATAGCTATGGATACATTTCCGCTTTCAAAAAAATCAATTATAAAATCTATGAAGAACAATTTAAATTCAAAATTCCATGAAATGAATTTAAATGCCATTGAAAATGGTTATAATTTGGTAAAAAATAGCTAA
- a CDS encoding thiamine pyrophosphate-dependent enzyme, protein MDLNQLVQGKFGDKEFLLGNEAAVRGAIEAGISIAATYPGTPSSEIGNILSVLAKDAGIFFEFSANEKVAMEVAAASAASGVKSFTFMKHVGLNVASDSFMTAVYTGTPGGLVVLSADDPSMFSSQNEQDNRHYARLANCPVLEPSNPQEVKDMMVYGYELSREFSIPVILRTTTRVSHMRGIVEFDNVPKKEENTNLSKNSKEVHWKKGFFKKNPKQFVPVPENAMVMHGQVVEKMDDIGVISNISEFNRVFRPIDHIIEENINGNKNINNNININNNNFNSNNGINKTSDSNFNIDLSLGEINNKRFGIITSGSAFNYAFDVVNEDNLPIDILKLGFTYPLPRDLILDFLEELDGVFVIEEVDPIMETEVLAAIGEIGMDIPVFGKIDGTFPLIHEFNCDIVRNSINKIIMGEFIDDGAIDEFNRSNDESNNPLNSDEKIANMQDNLPSRSPTLCPGCSHRATYFGVRRAAEELNIANENLIFSSDIGCYTLGVSPPYETTDYLLSMGSSIGDACGFSVGTDQYIVSFIGDSTFFHGGIPPLINGVHNKHRFVVTVLDNRTTAMTGGQPNPGLPVDGMGDIAPEISIEAIAKASGCEFVETINPMNLKNTVDTYKRALEYDGVSVIIAKYPCTLIKGIKPKKPMAVKHDKCNDCHECIDTLACPAISLVDGKVIVDDFMCKGCTVCVQMCDKKAIGVKKD, encoded by the coding sequence ATGGATTTAAATCAATTAGTACAAGGTAAATTTGGGGATAAGGAGTTTTTATTAGGTAATGAAGCTGCTGTTAGAGGAGCTATTGAAGCAGGTATTTCAATCGCAGCAACTTATCCAGGAACTCCGTCTTCTGAGATTGGAAATATTTTATCAGTTCTTGCAAAGGATGCAGGGATTTTTTTTGAATTTTCTGCTAATGAAAAAGTAGCTATGGAAGTTGCAGCTGCTAGTGCAGCTAGTGGAGTAAAATCATTTACATTTATGAAACATGTGGGTCTAAACGTTGCTTCTGATTCATTTATGACAGCAGTTTATACTGGAACTCCTGGAGGTCTAGTTGTATTAAGTGCAGATGACCCTTCAATGTTTTCTTCACAAAATGAACAAGATAATCGTCATTACGCTAGATTAGCTAATTGTCCTGTATTAGAACCTTCAAACCCTCAAGAAGTCAAAGATATGATGGTTTATGGGTATGAACTTTCAAGAGAATTTTCTATTCCAGTTATTCTTCGTACAACTACTAGGGTTTCTCATATGAGAGGTATTGTAGAATTTGATAATGTTCCTAAAAAAGAAGAAAATACAAATTTATCAAAAAACTCTAAAGAAGTTCATTGGAAAAAAGGCTTCTTTAAAAAGAATCCAAAACAATTTGTTCCAGTTCCAGAAAATGCAATGGTAATGCATGGACAAGTTGTAGAAAAAATGGATGATATAGGAGTTATAAGTAATATTTCTGAGTTTAATAGGGTTTTTAGACCTATTGATCATATAATTGAAGAAAATATTAATGGAAATAAAAATATTAATAATAATATTAATATTAATAATAATAATTTTAATAGTAATAATGGTATTAATAAAACTTCTGATTCTAACTTTAATATTGATTTAAGTCTTGGTGAAATTAATAATAAGAGATTTGGTATCATAACTAGTGGTAGTGCATTTAATTATGCTTTTGATGTGGTTAACGAAGATAATTTACCTATTGATATTTTGAAATTAGGTTTTACTTATCCCCTTCCAAGAGATCTGATTTTAGATTTCCTCGAAGAATTAGATGGAGTTTTTGTAATTGAAGAAGTTGATCCAATAATGGAAACAGAAGTTTTAGCTGCTATTGGTGAAATTGGAATGGATATTCCGGTCTTTGGAAAAATTGATGGAACTTTTCCTCTTATTCATGAATTCAATTGTGATATTGTGAGAAATTCTATTAATAAAATAATTATGGGTGAATTTATTGATGATGGGGCTATTGATGAATTTAATAGGTCTAATGATGAATCTAATAATCCTTTAAATAGTGATGAAAAAATAGCTAATATGCAAGATAATTTACCGTCACGTTCTCCTACATTGTGTCCAGGTTGTTCTCATAGGGCTACATATTTTGGTGTTAGGCGTGCAGCTGAAGAATTAAATATAGCTAATGAAAATCTTATATTTTCTTCTGACATTGGATGTTATACTCTTGGTGTAAGTCCTCCTTATGAAACTACTGACTACCTTCTGTCAATGGGATCTAGTATTGGTGATGCTTGTGGATTTTCTGTTGGAACTGATCAATACATTGTTAGTTTTATTGGAGATTCAACATTTTTCCATGGAGGTATTCCTCCTCTTATCAATGGCGTTCATAACAAACATAGATTTGTGGTAACGGTTCTTGATAATAGAACAACTGCAATGACTGGAGGACAACCAAATCCTGGACTTCCAGTTGATGGAATGGGGGATATTGCTCCTGAAATTTCCATTGAAGCAATAGCTAAAGCTTCAGGTTGTGAATTTGTTGAAACAATTAATCCTATGAATCTAAAAAATACAGTTGATACTTATAAAAGAGCTCTTGAATATGATGGGGTGTCTGTTATAATAGCTAAATATCCATGTACTCTTATAAAAGGAATAAAACCAAAAAAACCAATGGCAGTGAAACATGATAAATGTAATGATTGTCATGAATGCATTGACACATTAGCATGTCCTGCAATTTCTTTAGTCGATGGAAAAGTTATTGTAGATGATTTTATGTGTAAAGGTTGTACTGTCTGTGTGCAAATGTGTGATAAAAAAGCTATTGGTGTAAAAAAAGATTAA
- a CDS encoding sodium/solute symporter (Members of the Solute:Sodium Symporter (SSS), TC 2.A.21 as described in tcdb.org, catalyze solute:Na+ symport. Known solutes for members of the family include sugars, amino acids, nucleosides, inositols, vitamins, urea or anions, depending on the system.), with amino-acid sequence MDYVVLLIVFLIYFFIVGYVGYLAWKRTKSSEDFMLAGRKTHPYIMALSYGATFISTAAIVGFGGAAGQFGMSLLWLTFFNVFCGIFIAFILMGKRTRKMGHNLDSLTFPEFLSRRFNSKFIQYFSGGIIFFAMPIYASVVLIGAARFMETSLSLNFHLSLLILSIIVAAYVIFGGIKGVMYTEAVQGSIMLFGMIFLLIFTYWLLGGITESHTALTNLAPHFPASAQAIGGTGWTTFPTLGSPFWWSLVSTTIIGVGIGVLAQPQLAVRFMTVESDKELNRAVLVGGIFIAFSTGTAFIVGALSNVYFFDKIGQVAVDVVGGNIDKIIPTFINMALPEWFVYVFLLTLLAAAMSTLSSQYHAQGTSLGRDIYETVKNKKSIGSFTLTRIGILIAVVLAFVLSLILPGSVVAQGTAMFYGICAAAFLSVYICALYWKRATREGAIAGILSGTIVSLLWLIFVFGNTAKGLGICMLLTGQSTLINIMPFPSIDAIIIAVPVSFIFTVVVSLLTKPMSEEHIKKCYGDVGLKKSEISGK; translated from the coding sequence ATGGATTATGTAGTTTTATTAATAGTTTTTCTAATTTATTTCTTTATTGTTGGGTATGTTGGATACTTGGCTTGGAAACGTACTAAATCTTCTGAAGATTTTATGCTTGCAGGACGAAAAACCCATCCTTATATTATGGCTCTAAGTTATGGGGCTACATTTATTAGTACGGCAGCTATTGTTGGATTTGGAGGAGCTGCTGGTCAATTTGGTATGAGTTTATTATGGCTAACATTCTTCAATGTCTTTTGTGGAATATTCATAGCATTTATTCTAATGGGTAAAAGAACTCGTAAAATGGGCCATAATTTAGATTCTTTAACATTTCCAGAATTTTTATCTAGAAGATTCAATAGTAAATTTATTCAATATTTTAGTGGAGGAATTATTTTCTTTGCTATGCCTATATATGCATCAGTAGTTCTAATTGGTGCTGCTAGGTTCATGGAAACATCTTTATCTTTAAATTTTCATTTGTCTTTACTTATTTTATCTATTATTGTAGCAGCATATGTTATATTTGGAGGAATAAAAGGTGTAATGTATACTGAAGCTGTTCAAGGATCAATAATGCTTTTTGGAATGATATTTTTACTTATATTTACTTATTGGTTACTTGGGGGAATCACAGAATCGCATACTGCTCTTACGAATTTAGCTCCACATTTCCCCGCTAGTGCTCAAGCTATTGGGGGAACTGGATGGACAACTTTTCCAACTCTTGGAAGTCCTTTCTGGTGGTCACTTGTTTCTACAACTATTATTGGTGTAGGTATTGGAGTTTTAGCTCAACCGCAATTAGCTGTTAGATTTATGACAGTAGAATCTGATAAAGAATTAAATAGGGCGGTTTTAGTAGGAGGAATATTTATAGCATTTTCTACTGGAACAGCATTTATAGTTGGGGCATTATCTAATGTTTATTTCTTTGATAAAATTGGACAGGTAGCTGTTGATGTTGTAGGAGGAAATATTGATAAAATAATTCCTACTTTTATTAATATGGCTCTTCCAGAGTGGTTTGTTTATGTGTTCTTATTAACATTATTGGCTGCAGCTATGTCTACATTAAGTTCTCAATATCATGCACAAGGAACTTCATTAGGTAGAGACATATATGAAACAGTTAAAAATAAAAAAAGTATCGGGTCTTTTACATTGACTCGTATTGGAATTTTAATAGCTGTTGTTTTAGCATTTGTTCTTAGTTTGATATTGCCTGGAAGTGTAGTAGCTCAAGGAACTGCAATGTTTTATGGGATTTGTGCAGCGGCATTTTTAAGTGTATATATTTGTGCTTTATATTGGAAAAGAGCTACAAGAGAAGGAGCTATTGCAGGAATCCTTTCTGGAACAATTGTATCTCTATTATGGTTAATATTTGTATTTGGAAACACTGCTAAAGGTTTAGGGATTTGCATGCTTTTAACAGGACAATCAACACTTATTAATATTATGCCTTTCCCATCTATTGATGCTATAATAATAGCTGTGCCAGTATCTTTTATTTTCACTGTTGTTGTGAGTTTACTTACTAAACCAATGAGTGAAGAACATATTAAAAAATGTTATGGTGATGTTGGATTAAAAAAATCTGAAATTAGTGGGAAATAA
- a CDS encoding symporter small accessory protein: MILGIPDPWVLSGYILVILSTLICVAYGIINWNKGDDDSYSDE; the protein is encoded by the coding sequence ATGATTTTAGGAATACCTGATCCCTGGGTTTTAAGTGGTTATATACTTGTTATTCTATCTACACTGATATGTGTAGCATATGGAATAATAAACTGGAATAAAGGTGATGATGATAGTTATTCTGATGAATAG
- the tfrB gene encoding fumarate reductase (CoM/CoB) subunit TfrB produces the protein MIEIKVLRFDREKDEKPYFEKYEIEKTYKMKVLDALMAINDKYNANISFRSSCRAGQCGSCALKMNGEVVLACKAEIEDYSVIEPLDFPVIKDLIVDKSEIEEKVAKMQLFLEANSNKKSQDINVEVDNIQIKGCDCPSIIENEECVDTKKVRSCIECYSCLSACPVIKETDEFAGPYFMRYLSKFDFDPRDAGNRTEESINEGLYYCTSCGKCGQVCPKEINSFGDAIEKLRALANNKNLGPLEAHKEVKKMISATGRSVEPLQESFIEAVNKKKKNKSESKDKSKIAVFTGCMVDYRLQNVGFALIDVLEKNGFEVDIPKNQVCCGSPMLRTGQTNIVNDLIEKNNNALSEYDTIITVCAGCGATLKKDYPKYGVNLNVLDISEFLADKLDTNQMKDLNMRVTYHDPCHLIRGQGISEEPREILNKIKGLEFIEMEKPDQCCGAGGGVRAGKPEIAFGLGKKKADMIKKLDVDAVVSICPFCQYNIQDALDKEGLKNIKVINILELLKMAYDIE, from the coding sequence ATGATAGAAATTAAAGTATTAAGGTTTGATAGAGAAAAAGATGAGAAACCTTATTTTGAAAAATATGAAATTGAAAAAACTTATAAAATGAAAGTTTTAGATGCTTTGATGGCTATTAATGATAAATATAATGCTAATATAAGTTTTAGAAGTTCATGCAGAGCAGGACAATGTGGGTCTTGTGCACTTAAAATGAACGGTGAAGTGGTTCTAGCTTGTAAAGCTGAAATCGAAGATTATTCAGTTATTGAACCCCTAGACTTTCCTGTGATAAAAGATTTGATTGTTGATAAATCTGAAATTGAAGAAAAAGTAGCTAAAATGCAATTATTTTTAGAAGCTAACTCTAATAAAAAAAGTCAAGATATTAATGTAGAGGTTGATAATATCCAAATAAAAGGATGTGATTGTCCTTCCATTATTGAAAACGAAGAGTGTGTTGATACTAAAAAAGTTAGAAGTTGTATTGAATGTTACTCATGCCTTTCTGCTTGTCCAGTTATTAAAGAAACTGATGAATTTGCAGGGCCTTACTTCATGCGATATTTATCTAAATTTGATTTTGACCCTAGAGATGCTGGAAATAGAACTGAAGAAAGTATAAATGAGGGACTTTATTATTGTACTAGCTGTGGAAAGTGTGGACAAGTCTGTCCAAAAGAAATTAACAGCTTTGGAGATGCTATTGAAAAATTGAGAGCTTTAGCTAATAATAAAAATTTAGGACCTCTTGAAGCTCACAAAGAAGTTAAAAAAATGATTTCAGCTACTGGTAGGTCTGTAGAACCTCTTCAAGAAAGTTTTATAGAAGCCGTGAATAAAAAGAAAAAAAATAAATCTGAATCTAAGGATAAATCTAAAATAGCTGTTTTTACAGGATGTATGGTAGATTATAGACTCCAAAATGTAGGATTTGCACTTATAGATGTTTTAGAAAAAAATGGTTTTGAAGTTGATATTCCAAAAAATCAAGTCTGTTGTGGTTCACCAATGCTCAGAACCGGACAAACTAATATTGTAAATGATCTTATTGAAAAAAATAACAATGCACTTTCTGAATATGACACTATAATCACAGTTTGTGCTGGTTGTGGAGCTACATTGAAAAAAGACTATCCCAAATATGGAGTCAATCTAAATGTATTAGATATTAGTGAGTTTTTAGCTGATAAACTTGATACTAATCAGATGAAAGATTTAAATATGAGAGTTACATATCATGATCCTTGTCACCTTATTAGAGGTCAAGGTATAAGTGAAGAACCTCGTGAAATATTAAATAAAATAAAAGGCCTTGAATTTATAGAAATGGAAAAGCCAGATCAATGTTGTGGAGCTGGTGGAGGGGTCAGAGCTGGAAAGCCAGAAATTGCATTTGGTTTAGGTAAGAAAAAAGCAGATATGATTAAAAAGCTTGATGTTGATGCAGTAGTCAGTATATGTCCATTTTGTCAATACAATATTCAAGATGCTTTAGACAAAGAAGGATTAAAAAATATAAAAGTGATTAATATATTAGAACTTTTGAAAATGGCTTATGATATTGAATAA
- a CDS encoding ACT domain-containing protein, translating to MKNKQISVFIENKEGKLKKAIDILSKEGINIRALSIADTTKFGILRLIISDNEKAKKILEKNNFVVKENEVIIVEVPDEPNGLNTVLGYLDDNGINVEYLYAFVSKKRDEAIVVMRLENIEDGIKVLKKNNANLLTDEDIKDI from the coding sequence ATGAAGAATAAACAAATATCAGTATTTATTGAAAATAAGGAAGGTAAATTAAAAAAAGCTATTGATATATTATCTAAAGAAGGTATTAATATTAGAGCTTTATCTATAGCTGACACAACTAAATTTGGAATACTAAGATTAATTATATCAGATAATGAAAAAGCAAAAAAAATTCTAGAAAAGAACAATTTTGTAGTAAAAGAAAATGAAGTAATTATTGTAGAAGTTCCAGACGAACCAAATGGTCTCAATACAGTACTTGGATATCTTGATGATAATGGTATAAATGTAGAATATCTTTATGCATTTGTAAGTAAAAAAAGAGATGAAGCTATTGTTGTAATGAGGTTAGAAAATATAGAAGATGGAATAAAAGTTCTAAAAAAGAATAATGCAAATCTATTAACTGATGAAGATATTAAAGATATTTAA
- a CDS encoding sodium:solute symporter family protein yields MDLMILSIVFIIYFLVLGYVGYLAWKRTQSSEEFMVAGRKTHPYIMALSYGATFISTAAIVGFGGVAGQFGMSLLWLVFLNIFVGVFIAFIFMGKRTRKIGHNLGALTFPEFLSRRFDSRFIQYFSGGIIFFGMPIYASVVLIGAARFMETTLSLNFHLSLLILSIIVAAYVIFGGIKGVMYTEVVQGTIMFFGMIFLLIFTYWLLGGVTGSQTALTNLAPHFPASAQALGGTGWTTFPTLGSPFWWSLVSTMIIGVGIGVLAQPQLAVRYLTVKSNKELNRAVLMGGLFIAAIPGTAYIVGALSNVYFFDKLGQISVDVVGGNIDKIIPTFINMALPEWFVYVFLLTLLAAAMSTLSSQYHAQGTSLGRDIYETLKKKKDVSSVKLTRIGILVAVVLAFVLSLILPGSVVAQGTALFYGICAAAFLSVYICALYWKRATREGAIAGIVSGIIVSLFWLIFVFGKTAKGLGICQFLTGQPMLIPTMPWPAIDAIIIAVPVSLIFTIVVSLLTKPMSQEYIDKCFKSDVSKKSETSGK; encoded by the coding sequence ATGGATTTAATGATTTTATCTATAGTTTTTATAATATATTTCTTAGTTTTAGGGTATGTTGGTTACCTAGCATGGAAACGTACTCAATCATCAGAAGAATTTATGGTTGCAGGGCGTAAAACACACCCTTATATCATGGCACTAAGTTATGGTGCGACGTTCATTAGTACTGCAGCAATTGTTGGTTTTGGGGGAGTTGCGGGACAATTTGGTATGAGTTTGTTATGGTTAGTATTTTTGAATATTTTTGTTGGTGTATTTATTGCATTTATTTTTATGGGAAAAAGAACTCGAAAAATTGGTCACAATTTAGGTGCTTTGACTTTTCCAGAGTTTTTATCTCGTCGATTTGACAGTAGATTCATCCAATATTTTAGTGGTGGAATAATATTCTTTGGTATGCCTATTTATGCATCTGTAGTTCTTATAGGTGCTGCAAGATTTATGGAAACTACTCTTTCTCTTAATTTCCATTTGTCTCTACTTATTTTATCTATTATTGTAGCAGCATATGTTATATTTGGAGGAATAAAAGGTGTAATGTATACAGAAGTAGTTCAAGGAACTATAATGTTTTTTGGAATGATATTTTTGCTTATATTTACTTATTGGTTACTTGGAGGAGTTACAGGATCTCAAACTGCACTTACAAATCTTGCTCCACATTTCCCAGCTAGTGCTCAAGCATTAGGGGGAACTGGGTGGACAACATTTCCAACTCTTGGAAGTCCATTTTGGTGGTCTCTTGTTTCCACAATGATTATTGGTGTGGGTATTGGAGTTTTAGCTCAACCACAATTGGCTGTTAGATATCTTACAGTAAAATCTAACAAAGAATTAAATAGAGCAGTTTTAATGGGAGGTCTTTTTATTGCTGCTATCCCTGGAACTGCTTATATCGTTGGAGCATTATCTAATGTATATTTCTTTGATAAATTAGGACAAATATCTGTTGATGTTGTTGGAGGGAATATTGATAAAATCATTCCTACTTTTATTAATATGGCTCTTCCAGAATGGTTTGTTTATGTGTTTTTATTAACATTATTAGCTGCAGCTATGTCTACATTAAGTTCTCAATATCATGCTCAGGGAACTTCATTAGGTAGAGATATATATGAAACATTAAAAAAGAAAAAAGATGTATCATCTGTTAAATTAACTCGTATTGGAATTTTAGTAGCTGTTGTTTTAGCATTTGTTCTTAGTTTGATATTGCCTGGAAGTGTAGTAGCTCAAGGGACTGCGTTGTTCTATGGAATTTGTGCAGCGGCATTTTTAAGTGTATATATTTGTGCTTTATATTGGAAAAGAGCTACAAGAGAAGGAGCTATTGCTGGAATTGTTTCAGGAATAATTGTAAGTTTGTTTTGGTTAATATTTGTATTTGGAAAAACTGCAAAAGGACTTGGTATTTGCCAATTTTTAACAGGCCAACCAATGCTTATTCCAACTATGCCTTGGCCAGCTATTGATGCTATAATAATAGCTGTTCCTGTATCTTTAATTTTCACTATCGTTGTAAGTTTACTTACAAAACCAATGTCTCAAGAGTATATTGACAAATGTTTCAAAAGTGATGTTTCAAAAAAGTCTGAGACTAGTGGAAAATAA
- a CDS encoding TrmJ/YjtD family RNA methyltransferase: MFIVFVECESSGNVGFLARTMANFGLKNLVLINPCELKKEAYYQAMHARPIVEDAVARRTYPNLDEFFKKQNIDFIIGSTGTPGGSYNLSRIPIKPQELGESINLNQKIAILFGREGNGLYNEEIDLCDIIVSIPTDHNYPIMNISHAAAIIFYEIFKNRNEFPVEGLEEATNLEKEHLLKDMEKLIKKLNIPEHKEKTGLKSFKNIINRAFITGREAHTLKGILRRILMKFE; this comes from the coding sequence ATATTTATTGTCTTTGTAGAATGTGAATCTTCAGGAAATGTTGGTTTTTTAGCTAGAACTATGGCTAATTTTGGTCTCAAAAACCTTGTTTTAATAAACCCCTGTGAACTAAAAAAAGAAGCATATTATCAAGCTATGCATGCTAGACCTATTGTTGAAGATGCAGTTGCAAGAAGAACATATCCTAATCTTGATGAATTTTTTAAAAAACAGAATATTGATTTTATAATTGGTTCTACTGGTACTCCTGGAGGTAGCTATAATCTTTCTCGTATTCCTATAAAGCCACAAGAATTAGGAGAATCAATAAATTTAAATCAAAAAATAGCTATTTTATTTGGAAGGGAAGGAAATGGACTTTATAATGAAGAAATAGACCTATGTGACATTATCGTAAGTATCCCTACCGATCATAACTATCCTATCATGAATATATCTCATGCAGCAGCTATTATTTTTTACGAAATATTTAAAAATAGAAATGAATTTCCTGTAGAAGGATTAGAAGAAGCAACAAATCTTGAAAAAGAACATCTTCTAAAAGATATGGAAAAACTAATCAAAAAACTCAATATACCTGAACATAAAGAAAAAACAGGCCTTAAATCTTTTAAAAATATTATTAATAGAGCATTTATAACTGGTAGAGAAGCTCATACTTTAAAAGGAATTCTAAGAAGAATATTGATGAAATTTGAATAA